In the Acropora muricata isolate sample 2 chromosome 10, ASM3666990v1, whole genome shotgun sequence genome, one interval contains:
- the LOC136930718 gene encoding uncharacterized protein yields the protein MENTGKSANLCRDSYPAKSISSRNTRQGISTAKTDIASRKPREKEKSTKNDPSKWCFLHESPHPLRVCRELRSKPYCERMDLLAQHHICFRCVSLSTHIAKDCTFTPECGICHSDRHVTALHIDEPEKGSQVFNKAEKKHGEEQATGNSQGTEPPAVTNRCTEVCGPDSGGIGRSCAKICLADVYVQGAPNDGIRTYVIIDDQSNYSLARAKLFQKLDIKGTATAYTLKTCSGVEKTRGRRAQGLVLESLDKRVKYELPTVTECDEIPNNREEIPTPEIARAHPHLRQIADKIPRLDKQAEILLLVGRDIPPLHKVHQSINGPRNAPWGQQLDLGWVVLGNTCLDGAHKPDEISAFKTQVLHNGRPSAFLPCPNRFHLKHDTSPTSWEGQEATPLIDSPFEDGLGRTVFVRTHDDNKPGTSAEDRRFMTIMENGMVKDRNGSWEAPLPLRCDLKDLPSSRENATKRLKSTARTLHRKPTMREQYFGFMQNIFDNDHAEKIPEEDMKPEKPCWYLPHFVVYHPKKPAKIRVVFDSAAESDGISLNKLLLSGPDMTNNLLGVLLRFRQNPVAIVADIEQMFHSFKVKREHRDLLRFLWFKDNGPNGEITEYRMKVHIFGNTSSPAVANHGLRKTAEVGEAEFGSDAKAFVHNNFYVDDGLHSAPDPGSAIDLLRRTQAMLATANLRLHKIASSHAEVMEAFTPEDHASGLYNLDFSKDPIPMQRSLGVYWDLKSDSFTFQVALEEKPFTRRGVLSVTNSLYDPLGLAAPVIIKGKQLLRSLTTELSASQPNAWDLPLPAECRPVWENWCHSLQALEDIKVPRPYSGKALKTAARTELHTFCDASEMAIGAVSYLRIIQNTGEVQVAFVLGKAKLTPAHATTIPCLELCAAVLGVELSELINEELQQKPDSVSYYSDSKVVLSYISNDSRRFYVYVSNRVERIRRTSAPHQWNYIVTHLNPADLATRSVEAGDLKESMWLRGPKFLYNSDLLASTHNGESTTEILPDDPEVRKIKVFTTHMHVEARMTIGSERFSRFSKWSKLQGAIARLISFARSQRKTRIQSDTAPAQLYHQAKIVIIKSV from the coding sequence ATGGAAAACACTGGCAAATCTGCAAATCTTTGCCGGGATAGCTATCCTGCCAAGTCCATAAGTTCTCGGAACACGCGGCAAGGCATATCAACTGCCAAAACTGACATCGCAAGCCGTAAGCCCCGCGAGAAAGAAAAATCCACCAAAAATGATCCCAGCAAATGGTGTTTCCTGCACGAAAGTCCCCACCCCTTGAGAGTCTGTCGAGAACTAAGAAGTAAGCCGTACTGTGAACGCATGGACTTGCTAGCACAGCACCACATCTGTTTCCGCTGTGTCTCTTTGTCCACCCATATCGCCAAAGACTGTACCTTTACTCCTGAATGCGGGATATGCCACAGCGACAGGCATGTGACTGCGCTTCATATCGACGAGCCCGAGAAAGGCAGTCAGGTATTCAACAAGGCGGAGAAGAAGCACGGCGAGGAGCAGGCGACGGGGAATTCTCAAGGAACGGAGCCGCCGGCGGTAACTAACAGATGTACGGAGGTATGTGGTCCAGATTCTGGAGGAATTGGCCGATCCtgcgcgaaaatatgcttggCTGACGTATATGTCCAGGGAGCACCCAATGACGGGATCAGAACCTATGTAATCATAGATGACCAAAGCAACTACTCCCTAGCAAGAGCCAAACTTTTCCAGAAGTTAGACATCAAAGGTACGGCCACTGCATACACGCTCAAGACCTGTTCAGGAGTTGAGAAGACCAGAGGTAGACGTGCCCAAGGACTGGTTTTGGAATCCCTAGACAAGCGCGTCAAGTATGAGTTACCAACGGTTACAGAGTGCGACGAGATTCCAAACAACCGTGAAGAAATTCCTACCCCAGAAATCGCGCGGGCACATCCACACTTACGCCAGATAGCAGATAAGATACCAAGACTCGACAAACAGGCAGAGATTCTGCTGCTTGTAGGACGGGATATCCCTCCTCTACACAAGGTCCACCAGTCAATCAACGGACCCAGGAATGCGCCCTGGGGTCAGCAGCTAGACCTGGGCTGGGTGGTTCTCGGAAATACTTGCCTCGACGGCGCCCACAAACCGGACGAGATTTCCGCTTTCAAGACCCAAGTGCTTCACAATGGCCGACCGTCAGCATTCCTTCCCTGCCCAAACCGCTTCCACCTTAAACACGATACTAGCCCAACATCATGGGAAGGGCAAGAAGCAACACCCCTTATTGATAGCCCGTTCGAAGACGGCTTGGGTCGCACCGTATTCGTTCGCACGCATGACGATAACAAGCCAGGAACCTCCGCTGAAGATAGGAGATTTATGACAATTATGGAAAATGGTATGGTGAAGGATAGAAATGGTAGCTGGGAGGCACCCCTTCCCCTACGCTGCGATCTCAAGGATCTTCCCAGCAGCCGCGAGAACGCTACGAAACGCCTCAAGTCCACAGCTCGTACCTTGCACAGGAAACCGACCATGAGAGAACAATACTTTGGCTTCATGCAAAATATCTTTGACAATGACCACGCCGAAAAGATTCCAGAGGAAGACATGAAACCAGAAAAACCGTGTTGGTACCTACCGCACTTCGTGGTCTATCATCCAAAAAAGCCCGCCAAGATCCGCGTCGTGTTCGACTCGGCTGCTGAAAGTGATGGTATATCCCTAAACAAGCTGCTGCTGTCCGGCCCCGACATGACAAACAACCTTCTCGGGGTGCTTTTACGTTTTCGTCAAAACCCAGTTGCGATAGTAGCAGATATCGAGCAAATGTTCCACTCCTTTAAGGTCAAAAGGGAGCACAGAGACCTCCTGAGGTTCCTGTGGTTCAAGGACAATGGTCCGAACGGCGAGATAACCGAGTACAGAATGAAAGTCCATATATTCGGAAACACTTCGTCACCAGCAGTAGCAAATCATGGCCTGCGAAAAACCGCTGAGGTTGGAGAAGCTGAGTTCGGTTCAGACGCAAAGGCATTTGTACACAACAATTTTTACGTAGATGATGGCCTCCATTCCGCCCCCGATCCTGGAAGTGCAATAGATTTGCTTCGCCGCACTCAAGCCATGCTCGCTACCGCGAACCTTCGCCTACACAAAATTGCCTCGAGCCACGCTGAAGTCATGGAAGCATTCACACCTGAGGACCACGCCAGCGGACTCTACAACCTGGATTTCAGCAAAGACCCAATCCCTATGCAGCGATCACTAGGGGTGTACTGGGACTTAAAATCTGATTCCTTTACCTTCCAAGTCGCGCTAGAAGAGAAACCGTTCACACGGCGAGGAGTTCTCTCGGTGACCAATAGCCTCTATGATCCTCTAGGTCTGGCAGCACCAGTTATTATTAAAGGAAAACAGTTGCTCAGGTCACTGACTACAGAACTGAGTGCCTCACAGCCGAACGCCTGGGACCTTCCGCTCCCGGCAGAATGCCGACCTGTATGGGAAAACTGGTGTCATTCTCTTCAAGCATTAGAAGACATCAAGGTTCCCCGCCCTTACAGTGGCAAGGCGTTGAAGACAGCTGCTCGCACAGAGCTACACACATTTTGCGACGCATCCGAAATGGCAATTGGAGCAGTTTCGTATCTTCGAATTATCCAAAACACCGGCGAAGTGCAAGTAGCCTTTGTGCTTGGAAAGGCCAAGTTGACACCGGCCCACGCCACAACCATTCCTTGCTTAGAACTGTGCGCAGCTGTACTCGGAGTCGAGTTATCTGAGCTCATAAATGAAGAACTTCAACAAAAACCGGATTCTGTGAGCTACTACTCCGATAGCAAGGTCGTGTTAAGCTACATCTCAAACGACTCAAGGCGATTTTACGTTTATGTTAGTAACCGCGTAGAGCGAATCCGCAGAACGTCAGCACCACATCAATGGAATTACATTGTCACCCATCTGAATCCTGCAGATCTGGCTACCCGATCAGTAGAAGCAGGCGATTTAAAAGAGAGTATGTGGCTCAGAGGTCCGAAGTTTCTCTACAACAGCGACCTATTAGCTTCCACCCACAATGGGGAGTCCACCACAGAAATCCTACCGGATGATCCTGAAGTGCGCAAAATTAAGGTCTTCACTACCCATATGCATGTGGAAGCCCGCATGACCATTGGATCAGAGCGCTTcagcagattttcaaaatggtccaaACTTCAGGGCGCCATAGCAAGACTGATCAGTTTCGCACGCTCTCAAAGAAAGACTCGCATTCAGAGCGATACAGCTCCTGCTCAATTGTATCACCAAGCGAAAATTGTCATTATCAAGAGCGTGTAG